The following DNA comes from Xyrauchen texanus isolate HMW12.3.18 chromosome 21, RBS_HiC_50CHRs, whole genome shotgun sequence.
GCGGCTGATGGAAGACAAAATAACTTCACTCAAATTGTGAAGGTTTAACTCTTTAGACAGAGCTGTCTATAAAAATTCACCCTGTCCGTTGCACTAGGGTTTAGTCTGAGGGCATGGAAGAACAGGTTTGACGCAGTCCAATCTAGAGAAGCATAGTTTGTTTGCATCAGTTAAAAGGCTCGAGCTGGTAAGGGGTATTTGTTATTCCCGGAACTCTCTCCACCATTCCCAAGTAGAGAGAGGTCTTCAATAGAGCCTGGCATCTCAATGTCTGGGGTAAGAACTAGTATAGGAGCAGGATAGTCCACCCATCCTTTGTCCTGCTCCTCCTCGGGCCCTATGGCAGCAGCTGCTGCAGTGGCTGCTGCACATTCCTCCTTAAAGAGCCTATCGTGTTCCTGTTTAAGCTCCTGGTAAGAGCGAGAAAACATGTGGAAGATTGAAGTAGCTGGGAAAGCCATGATAAGAATCCCGCTCAGAATGCTGCTGAGCGCCACCACTTGACCTGGGATGCTCCTAGGCACCATGTCCCCATAGCCCACCGTCGTCATGGAAATGATCGCCCACCAGTAGGAGGCGGGAATGCTACTGAAGTCTTGCACCCCGGTAAGCTCACTCTCTGCCAGGTGTACCAACGGCGAGAAGAGTGTCACAGCTACACAAAGGAAAAGTAGCAGCAGACCAAACTCCCTCGTGCTCCGCCGAACTGTCAACCCCAATGTCTGCAATCCCAGAGAGTGGCGGGCCAGCCGCATCACGTACAAGATCCGAAGGGCACGTAGGAGCCGCAACACCAGCCCCAGCTTGTCTAGATAGCCTTTACCTCCTGCGGGTCTCTCATACTCATCGTTGGGGTTCTCCTCGACCACGACTAGGGATACATAATAGGGTAGGATGGCCAAGGCGTCAATGATGTTCAGAGGTCCACGGAGGAACTCCAGCTTACTGCGCGCCTGCACAAAACGTAGCAGAAACTCCAGGGAGAACCAGGCCACACATACCGTCTCGACCACAAACATGTGTTG
Coding sequences within:
- the LOC127661389 gene encoding potassium voltage-gated channel subfamily G member 4-like, producing MPIISNANHDFSNLSVSDESSLDHIFTEIPETETIKGVYYQRAQFIRRPEDLLLVDHGLQALINVGGNRYTFPWSTLEQFPLTRLGRLRPCSSPDEIACVCDDYDEARREFFFDRSPSAFRVILNFLAAGKLRMLREMCVLSLHDELNYWGVEMTYMERCCKRKMYTRIDEVAELERREEERRQHSMQLHPPPEETGYRKFMNRLRDMVENPQSGLPGKFFACLSVLMVAVTVVSLCISTMPDLREEENRGECSQKCQHMFVVETVCVAWFSLEFLLRFVQARSKLEFLRGPLNIIDALAILPYYVSLVVVEENPNDEYERPAGGKGYLDKLGLVLRLLRALRILYVMRLARHSLGLQTLGLTVRRSTREFGLLLLFLCVAVTLFSPLVHLAESELTGVQDFSSIPASYWWAIISMTTVGYGDMVPRSIPGQVVALSSILSGILIMAFPATSIFHMFSRSYQELKQEHDRLFKEECAAATAAAAAIGPEEEQDKGWVDYPAPILVLTPDIEMPGSIEDLSLLGNGGESSGNNKYPLPARAF